In a single window of the Zea mays cultivar B73 chromosome 5, Zm-B73-REFERENCE-NAM-5.0, whole genome shotgun sequence genome:
- the LOC100283399 gene encoding protein SUR2, producing MGIGAVSDELLGTFVPIAVYWLYSGLYVALDGVGRLDGYRLHTREEAATKNVVSKAAVVRGVLVQQVFQVAVSLTLFAVIGDESSTGQKQPPVLVIVLQFITAMVVMDTWQYFMHRYMHINKFLYKHIHSKHHTLVVPYSFGALYNHPLEGLILDTIGGALSFLVSGMTPRTSIFFFSFATIKTVDDHCGLWLPGNILQALFSNNSAYHDIHHQLYGNKYNFSQPFFVMWDKILGTYMPYSIEQRKGGGIESKPAKLD from the exons ATGGGGATCGGGGCGGTGTCGGACGAGTTGCTGGGCACGTTCGTGCCGATCGCCGTGTACTGGCTCTACTCAGGGCTCTACGTCGCGCTGGATGGGGTGGGGCGGCTCGACGGATACCGGCTGCACACCAGGGAGGAGGCCGCTACGAAGAACGTCGTCTCCAAGGCCGCCGTCGTCAGAGGCGTTCTCGTCCAGCAGGTCTTCCAGGTCGCCGTCTCGCTCACCCTCTTTGCG GTTATTGGTGATGAGAGTAGTACTGGACAGAAGCAACCTCCTGTTCTTGTCATAGTGTTGCAGTTTATAACTGCAATGGTTGTTATGGACACATGGCAGTACTTCATGCACAGATACATGCACATTAACAAGTTTCTGTATAAACACATCCATTCTAAGCACCATACTCTTGTAGTCCCTTATTCCTTTGGAGCTCTATACAACCATCCTCTTGAGGGCCTTATTTTGGACACCATTGGTGGTGCACTCTCATTCCTCGTCTCTGGTATGACTCCACGGACATCCAtattctttttctcctttgcaaCCATCAAAACTGTGGATGATCATTGTGGGCTGTGGCTTCCTGGTAATATCCTCCAGGCGCTGTTCAGCAATAACAGTGCTTATCATGACATTCACCATCAGCTCTATGGAAACAAGTACAACTTTTCACAACCCTTCTTTGTGATGTGGGACAAGATTCTCGGAACTTACATGCCCTACTCTATTGAACAACGAAAAGGAGGGGGGATCGAATCAAAACCAGCTAAACTCGACTGA
- the LOC100191415 gene encoding uncharacterized protein LOC100191415, protein MPELRLPINAPAAAGCRRHSRRLRRRCRLIFLPLLSLALLSLAYLSFSSHANLPIHAMHYGLSNRENISKWNGHEYSPDVTNISMTKVELEAPKSRKKLHKRYAPCQIQFLPSVDDLVEPAHYGNFTQFSLSYILKEEVLLHNDFFEPLFGGYQSLRDREETYHAKDQTLHCGFVRWPDDYPSTGFDLDENDRRYMDTCHVAVSSCIFGSSDYLRRPTKSRIGSYAKKNVCFVMFMDELTLATLSSEGHVPDGNGFIGLWRSVVVKNLPYKDMRRAGKVPKFLAHRLFPSATYSIWLDSKLRLHADPMLIIEYFLWRKKAEYAISMHYDRSCVWEEVVQNKRLNKYNHTAIDEQFHFYQSDGLVKFNDSGQLPVLPSYVPEGSFIVRAHTPMSNLFSCLWFNEVNRFTSRDQLSFTYTYLKLRRTNPGKPFHLNMFKDCERRAIVKLFHHRTNETTDPPPANLRLDTIRHPYRTEAAI, encoded by the exons ATGCCGGAGCTCCGCCTACCGATAAACGCCCCGGCCGCGGCCGGGTGCCGCCGCCATTCCCGGAGGCTACGGCGCCGCTGCCGCCTAATcttcctccctctcctctccctcgctCTCCTCTCCCTCGCCTACCTCTCCTTTTCGTCCCATGCCAACCTCCCAATCCACG CAATGCATTATGGCCTGTCTAATAGGGAGAATATTTCCAAGTGGAATGGCCACGAATACAGCCCTGATGTTACAAATATCTCTAT GACTAAAGTTGAGCTGGAAGCCCCCAAAAGTCGAAAGAAACTACACAAGCGCT ATGCACCATGCCAAATTCAGTTTTTGCCATCAGTCGATGATCTTGTGGAGCCTGCTCACTATGGAAATTTTACACAGTTCTCTTTGAGCTATATATTGAAGGAAGAAGTATTGCTTCATAATGACTTCTTCGAACCATTGTTTGGTGGATACCAGAGTCTTCGAGATAGAGAAGAGACATACCATGCTAAAGACCAAACCCTCCACTGTGGTTTTGTTAGATGGCCAGATGATTACCCTAGTACAGGATTTGATCTGGATGAAAATGATAGAAGGTATATGGATACCTGTCATGTTGCTGTATCATCATGTATTTTTGGAAGCTCTGATTACTTGAGGAGACCAACTAAAAGCAGG ATTGGCTCTTATGCTAAGAAGAATGTGTGCTTCGTCATGTTCATGGATGAGCTAACACTGGCAACCCTTTCCTCCGAAGGACATGTGCCTGATGGAAATGGATTCATAGGCTTATGGAGAAGTGTTGTAGTTAAGAACTTACCATACAAAGATATGCGGAGAGCTGGGAAGGTGCCAAAATTTCTAGCTCATCGACTCTTCCCATCTGCCAC GTATTCTATATGGTTGGATAGCAAACTGCGCCTCCATGCTGATCCAATGCTTATTATTGAATATTTCTTATGGAGAAAGAAAGCAGAATACGCCATCTCAATGCACTATGATCGCTCTTGCGTATGGGAGGAAGTAGTCCAAAACAAACGCTTGAACAAGTACAATCATACTGCTATTGATGAGCAATTTCACTTTTACCAGTCCGATGGTCTTGTCAAGTTTAATGACTCTGGCCAACTGCCTGTTCTTCCAAGCT ATGTACCTGAAGGATCATTCATTGTGCGTGCTCATACACCGATGTCTAACCTGTTTTCATGCCTTTGGTTTAATGAAGTAAACCGTTTTACCTCACGTGACCAGTTGAGTTTCACATACACTTATTTGAAGCTCAGGAGAACGAATCCAGGGAAACCTTTTCACCTAAATATGTTTAAG GACTGCGAAAGAAGAGCAATAGTTAAACTGTTCCATCACCGAACTAACGAGACTACAGATCCACCACCAGCTAACCTTCGTTTGGACACGATTCGTCATCCATACAGGACTGAGGCTGCCATTTGA
- the LOC103627724 gene encoding cullin-3A produces MSSGGPPRKRNFKIEAFKNRVDLDPKYAERTWKVLEHAIHEIYNRNASGLSFEELYRSAYNMVLHKYGEKLYDGLQSTMTWRLKEISKSIEAAQGGLFLEELNAKWMDHNKALQMIRDILMYMDRTYVPTSHRTPVHELGLNLWRDHIIHSPMIHSRLVNTLLDLIKRERMGEVINRGLMRSITKMLMDLGPAVYQDDFEKPFLDVSARFYSVESQEFIVCCDCGNYLKKAERRLNEEMERVSHYLDAGSEAKITSVVEKEMIANHMHRLVHMENSGLVNMLVDDQYKDLGRMYSLFRRVPDGLSTIRDVMTSYLRETGKQLVIDPESLKDPVEFVQRLLNEKDKHDKIISVAFGNDKTFQNALNSSFEYFLNLNSRSPEFISLYVDDKLRKGLKGATEEDVEVILDKVMMLFRYLQEKDVFEKYYKQHLAKRLLSSKTVSDDAERSMIVKLKTECGYQFTSKLEGMFTDMKTSQDTMQDFYAKKSEELGDGPTLDVHILTTGSWPTQPSPPCNLPTEILTVCEKFRAYYLGTHNGRRLTWQTNMGTADIKATFGKGQKHELNVSTYQMCVLMLFNNADGLTYKDIERDTEIPASDLKRCLQSLACVKGKNVLRKEPMSKDISEDDTFYFNDKFTSKLVKVKIGTVVAQKESEPEKQETRQRVEEDRKPQIEAAIVRIMKSRRVLDHNSIVAEVTKQLQARFLPNPVVIKKRIESLIEREFLERDKVDRKLYRYLA; encoded by the exons ATGAGCAGCGGCGGCCCGCCGAGGAAGCGCAACTTCAAGATCGAGGCGTTCAAGAACCGTGTGGACCTCGACCCCAAGTACGCGGAGCGGACATGGAAGGTCCTCGAGCACGCCATCCACGAGATCTACAACCGTAACGCCAGTGGTCTCTCCTTCGAGGAGCTTTACAG GAGTGCCTACAACATGGTGCTTCACAAGTACGGTGAGAAGCTGTATGATGGCCTTCAGAGCACAATGACTTGGCGCTTGAAGGAAATATCAAAATCAATAGAGGCTGCACAGGGTGGTTTATTTTTGGAGGAGCTGAATGCAAAGTGGATGGATCACAACAAGGCACTACAGATGATACGAGATATTCTTATGTACATGGACAGGACATATGTCCCTACATCTCATAGGACACCTGTTCATGAGCTTGGTCTGAATTTGTGGAGGGATCACATAATTCACTCCCCCATGATCCATAGTCGGCTGGTTAACACCCTTTTGGATCTTATAAAAAGGGAAAGAATGGGTGAAGTGATTAACAGAGGCCTGATGAGGAGCATAACAAAGATGCTGATGGACCTGGGTCCTGCTGTGTATCAAGACGATTTTGAGAAACCATTTCTGGATGTTTCAGCCCGCTTCTACAGTGTGGAGTCTCAAGAGTTCATTGTGTGCTGTGACTGTGGGAACTACCTTAAGAAGGCCGAGAGACGTCTAAATGAGGAAATGGAGCGTGTCTCACACTACTTGGATGCTGGCAGTGAGGCAAAGATAACTAGTGTAGTGGAGAAAGAAATGATAGCCAATCACATGCACAGATTGGTTCACATGGAAAATTCAGGGCTTGTTAACATGCTAGTAGATGACCAATACAAAGATTTGGGTCGGATGTATTCCTTGTTCCGAAGGGTTCCTGATGGGTTATCAACGATTAGAGATGTCATGACTTCTTACTTGAGGGAAACAGGGAAGCAGTTAGTGATAGATCCAGAAAGTTTGAAAGATCCAGTGGAATTTGTTCAACGCTTGTTAAATGAGAAGGACAAACATGATAAGATCATCAGTGTTGCCTTCGGCAATGACAAAACCTTCCAGAATGCTCTGAATTCGTCTTTCGAGTATTTCCTCAACTTAAACAGCCGATCACCTGAATTCATATCATTATATGTTGATGACAAACTCCGCAAAGGACTTAAAGGAGCAACGGAAGAAGATGTGGAAGTTATATTGGACAAAGTCATGATGCTGTTCCGATACCTCCAGGAGAAGGATGTGTTTGAAAAGTACTATAAGCAGCATTTGGCGAAAAGGCTCCTGTCTAGCAAAACTGTTTCTGATGATGCTGAGAGAAGTATGATAGTTAAACTCAAGACAGAATGTGGATACCAGTTCACTTCCAAGCTAGAGGGCATGTTCACTGATATGAAAACCTCCCAGGACACCATGCAAGACTTCTATGCCAAGAAGTCTGAGGAACTTGGGGATGGCCCTACGCTTGATGTCCACATTTTGACAACTGGTTCTTGGCCTACGCAGCCCAGTCCTCCTTGCAACCTTCCAACTGAAATACTTACAGTATGTGAGAAATTCCGGGCATATTATCTTGGAACTCACAATGGCAGGAGATTGACATGGCAAACAAACATGGGTACAGCTGATATAAAAGCCACATTTGGAAAAGGCCAGAAGCATGAACTAAATGTATCCACTTATCAGATGTGTGTTCTCATGCTGTTTAACAATGCTGATGGATTGACCTACAAAGACATTGAACGGGATACTGAGATACCTGCCTCAGACCTAAAGAGATGTCTGCAGTCACTTGCTTGTGTCAAGGGGAAAAATGTTCTCCGTAAGGAGCCTATGAGCAAGGACATATCTGAGGATGACACATTCTACTTCAATGATAAGTTCACAAGCAAGCTTGTTAAAGTGAAGATTGGGACAGTGGTGGCACAGAAGGAATCTGAACCAGAGAAACAGGAGACTCGCCAACGGGTTGAGGAGGACAGGAAACCTCAGATCGAAGCAGCCATTGTCAGGATCATGAAATCACGGAGGGTGTTGGATCATAACAGCATTGTAGCTGAGGTCACCAAGCAATTGCAAGCCCGTTTCTTGCCAAATCCTGTTGTCATAAAGAAACGCATTGAATCTCTGATTGAACGAGAGTTCTTGGAAAGAGACAAAGTAGATAGAAAATTATATCGTTATCTTGCATAG